The genomic interval CGCCTGCTCTACCGCAAAGAAGGTGCCGGTGCGCCCACAGCCCACGGCGATTTCATCCGCGATCAGCAGCACCTGGTACTGGTCGCACAGCGCCCGCACGGCGCGCAGGTAGGCGGGGTCGTGCATGGCCATGCCGCACGCGCCCTGCACCAGCGGCTCCAGGATGAGGGCGGCGATCTGGCCTTGGCGCTGTTCCAGCAAGGCCTGCAGCTCGGCGGCGGCGCGCTGGGCCACGTCGGCGGCGGATTCGCCGGGCAGGGCCTGGCGTGCGTCGGGCGACATCACCTGGTGCGAGCGCATCAGCAGCGGGTCGTAGGCATCGCGGAAGATTTGTACATCGGTCACGGCCAGCGCGCCCAGGGTTTCGCCGTGGTAGCCCTGGCGCAGGCAGACGAACTCGCGCTTGTCAGCAAAACCGCGGTTGCGCCAGTGGTGGAAGGCCATCTTCAGCGCAATCTCCACGGCAGACGCGCCGTCGCTGGCAAAGAAGCAGTGGCCCAGCACACCTTGCGTCAGCGCCGACAGCCGCTCGGCCAGCTCCACCGCCGGGGCGTGGGTGCACCCGGCCAGCATCACATGCGGCAAGGTGTCGAGTTGGTCCTTGATGGCGGTGTTGATACGCGCATCGGCATGGCCAAACAAATTGACCCACCACGAGCTGATGGCATCGAAGTAGCGCTTGCCGTCTTCGTCAAACAACCACACGCCCTGGCCGCGCACGATGGGCAGTGGCGGCACCTCGGTGGCGCGTTGCATCTGGGTGCAGGGGTGCCAGATGTGGGCCAGGCTGCGGGTGACGAGGGAGGAGGTCATGGGGTGTTAAGGAGTGGGGGGCGTGTGGCGGGCTTCGAGCAGTCGCGTTGTGCGTGCCAGTGCCTCGGCCATGACAGATTCACTGGGCAATACGGTTTGGTACTCTGCCGCAAGGACTTTGTTGCCCAAGCCCTCCAGCGCGTAATGGGCCTCGGCAGCGCCTTTTTGCTGGCACAGAATCAGCCCTACGGGAGGATTT from Comamonadaceae bacterium OS-1 carries:
- the bioA gene encoding adenosylmethionine-8-amino-7-oxononanoate aminotransferase; this encodes MTSSLVTRSLAHIWHPCTQMQRATEVPPLPIVRGQGVWLFDEDGKRYFDAISSWWVNLFGHADARINTAIKDQLDTLPHVMLAGCTHAPAVELAERLSALTQGVLGHCFFASDGASAVEIALKMAFHHWRNRGFADKREFVCLRQGYHGETLGALAVTDVQIFRDAYDPLLMRSHQVMSPDARQALPGESAADVAQRAAAELQALLEQRQGQIAALILEPLVQGACGMAMHDPAYLRAVRALCDQYQVLLIADEIAVGCGRTGTFFAVEQAGIWPDLLCLSKGISGGYLPLSLVLSRDAVYAAFLDDNVARGFLHSHSYTGNALACRAALAVLDRFDQDGVLAHNRAQAATLSAALAPLQSDPRVENFRHIGMIWAFDVLESVAGARFAERFHLAGRSRELLIRPIGRTVYLLPPYLLDDELSPWLARQVMATLDDVLNQAPTDADRPPEPPTA